Proteins encoded within one genomic window of Candidatus Aminicenantes bacterium:
- a CDS encoding N-acetylmuramoyl-L-alanine amidase, translating into ENLLIKGLLEKKRQHKGHQAWLFKATVLFLAIFSFSIYKNSDFGDYHSLPALPLASTMTLPVDRQPNVPLAASAEETGISYGEYQPFLSQADFSLRSVFGLKIRTIVIDPGHGGEDPGTSGQFGTKEKDITLDIAKRLQQRLSRYDGYQISLTRTTDETLTLESRIEYANAHKADLFVSIHVNNIPNKPYSIIETYYFGPNADRGALSLAEKENSGTGYAMNDFKAIVQKIGNTLKYQEAKVLARSIQRSLYGNMHRSNGNLYDYGVKTAPFIVLLGVDMPSVLTEVTCLSDPEEEQKLNSEDYREDIARYMEEGIIQYLQIKINPNKSEV; encoded by the coding sequence GAAAATTTACTCATCAAAGGCCTGCTCGAAAAAAAACGGCAGCACAAAGGCCACCAGGCATGGTTATTCAAGGCCACTGTATTGTTCCTGGCTATTTTCAGTTTCTCGATATATAAGAATTCCGATTTCGGCGATTATCATTCGCTGCCGGCGCTGCCGCTCGCCAGCACCATGACCCTCCCAGTCGACAGGCAACCGAACGTTCCGCTGGCCGCCAGCGCCGAGGAAACGGGCATCAGTTACGGGGAATACCAGCCTTTTCTGAGCCAGGCCGATTTTTCCCTGCGCTCGGTTTTCGGGCTGAAAATCAGGACCATCGTCATCGATCCGGGACATGGCGGTGAAGACCCGGGAACCTCGGGACAATTCGGCACCAAGGAAAAAGACATCACCCTGGACATCGCCAAAAGGCTCCAGCAGCGGCTGAGCCGCTACGACGGTTACCAGATTTCATTGACGCGCACCACCGATGAAACCCTCACCCTTGAATCCAGGATCGAATACGCCAACGCCCACAAGGCCGATCTCTTCGTTTCCATCCATGTGAACAATATCCCCAACAAGCCTTACAGCATCATCGAGACCTACTATTTCGGGCCCAATGCCGACCGCGGCGCCCTGTCGCTGGCCGAAAAAGAAAACAGCGGCACCGGCTACGCCATGAACGATTTCAAGGCGATCGTTCAAAAAATAGGCAACACCCTCAAATACCAGGAAGCCAAGGTTTTGGCCCGCTCCATCCAGAGAAGCCTGTACGGCAACATGCACCGCAGCAACGGCAATCTCTATGACTATGGGGTGAAAACCGCGCCGTTCATCGTGCTGCTGGGCGTGGACATGCCCAGCGTTCTGACCGAGGTTACCTGCCTGAGCGATCCGGAAGAAGAGCAAAAATTGAACAGCGAAGACTATCGCGAGGATATCGCCCGCTACATGGAAGAGGGGATCATCCAGTATCTGCAAATAAAAATCAATCCAAACAAAAGCGAGGTGTGA
- the mamK gene encoding MamK family actin-like protein: protein MEQQDASAKKSSLFVGIDLGTSSSAIVDSNRKKHWVESYVGWPKDFIAAKVLRKPVLFGSEALKNRLSLDIFRPLEHGVLKEGSSKEGESVKELIHHLVSLVKPEKDVPIYAVVGVPAESFKVNKKAIINAVSDYVSSVIVVSEPFAVAYAMDLLNNAMIIDIGAGTVDFCIMHGTLPTEEDQRTILTAGDYIDNQLYKLLSEKFPDSTFNLNMVRLFKEQNSFVGSVKGQVKVEIPVAGKLVEHDITDEIRRACESILPPMVETITEMIAKFDPEYQSLIRSNIVLAGGGSQIRGLGEALKTVLKDFGPIQVKIVDDPMFAGAAGAMKLAQEMPKHYWEKLNA from the coding sequence ATGGAACAACAGGACGCGTCGGCCAAGAAAAGCAGCCTGTTCGTGGGCATTGACTTGGGCACTTCCAGCAGCGCCATCGTGGACAGCAACCGCAAAAAGCACTGGGTGGAAAGCTACGTGGGCTGGCCGAAGGACTTCATCGCCGCCAAGGTGCTGCGCAAGCCCGTCTTGTTCGGGAGCGAAGCCTTGAAGAACCGCCTCTCCCTGGACATCTTCCGCCCCCTTGAACACGGAGTGTTGAAGGAGGGAAGCAGCAAGGAGGGAGAATCGGTCAAGGAGCTCATCCACCACCTGGTCTCCTTGGTCAAGCCGGAAAAGGACGTGCCGATCTACGCCGTAGTCGGCGTGCCGGCCGAATCGTTCAAGGTGAACAAGAAAGCGATCATCAACGCCGTCTCCGACTACGTCAGCTCGGTTATTGTCGTCTCCGAACCCTTCGCCGTGGCCTACGCGATGGACCTGCTCAACAACGCCATGATCATCGATATCGGCGCCGGAACCGTCGATTTCTGCATCATGCACGGCACCCTGCCGACCGAGGAAGATCAACGGACCATCCTGACCGCCGGCGATTACATCGACAACCAGCTCTACAAGCTGCTGAGTGAAAAATTCCCCGATTCGACCTTCAACCTGAACATGGTGCGCCTGTTCAAGGAACAGAACAGCTTTGTCGGCAGCGTCAAGGGACAGGTCAAGGTGGAGATCCCGGTCGCCGGCAAGCTGGTCGAGCATGACATCACCGACGAGATCCGCCGCGCCTGCGAGAGCATCCTGCCGCCGATGGTCGAAACCATCACCGAGATGATCGCCAAGTTCGACCCCGAATACCAAAGCCTGATCCGCAGCAACATCGTGCTGGCCGGGGGCGGCAGCCAGATCCGCGGCCTCGGCGAGGCTTTGAAGACCGTGCTGAAGGATTTCGGTCCGATCCAGGTCAAGATCGTCGACGACCCGATGTTCGCCGGGGCGGCCGGCGCCATGAAGCTGGCCCAGGAAATGCCCAAGCATTACTGGGAGAAGCTGAACGCCTGA
- a CDS encoding lysylphosphatidylglycerol synthase transmembrane domain-containing protein, which produces MNSFLEKNTGGKKQRNSLAAFVVPAAFSVIIIWLLLRGISWQRLIGSILAASPRGLALYALIGLGNLWLRALRFRAVLPEPKPAVGPVFLATLVQNALGDLVPARLASFGSYVWLLKRRLAVAAEAAAATFIVSFVLDLVTLGPFLVVAAALRFGLARSAAWAQFPLGWLVVFGAVFFAISLAAAWWLGPLIRLLECFLQAMARGKTESGWGRAAASIERLATAMDAVHRGGALIRLLAISLAIRLVKYISLYVLAESLMAGAGYAGLHLDIWDLIIGISVTELIASLPLPAIGQFGVWEGGMVGVLVVMGFAREPATLVAFGIHGITTAYEYLLCFLALGAIFIFLRQRNKTH; this is translated from the coding sequence GTGAATTCCTTTCTCGAAAAAAACACAGGCGGAAAGAAACAAAGAAATTCTCTTGCCGCCTTTGTCGTCCCTGCAGCCTTTTCCGTCATTATCATCTGGCTGCTTCTGCGCGGAATTTCCTGGCAGCGCCTGATTGGGAGCATTCTCGCGGCCTCGCCCCGGGGATTAGCCCTGTATGCCTTGATCGGGCTGGGGAACCTCTGGCTCAGGGCACTTCGTTTCCGGGCCGTGTTGCCCGAGCCAAAGCCGGCCGTTGGGCCCGTTTTCCTTGCGACCCTTGTCCAGAATGCCCTCGGCGACCTGGTCCCGGCCAGGCTGGCATCGTTCGGTTCCTATGTCTGGCTCCTGAAGCGGCGACTGGCAGTGGCGGCCGAAGCGGCCGCGGCGACGTTCATCGTATCGTTCGTCCTCGACCTGGTTACCCTAGGGCCCTTTCTCGTCGTCGCTGCCGCTTTGCGCTTTGGTCTTGCCAGGTCGGCGGCGTGGGCGCAATTCCCGCTGGGATGGCTTGTTGTCTTCGGGGCTGTTTTCTTTGCGATATCGCTGGCCGCGGCCTGGTGGCTCGGCCCGCTGATCCGCTTGCTCGAATGTTTTTTACAAGCTATGGCACGCGGGAAAACGGAGAGCGGTTGGGGGCGGGCCGCGGCGTCCATTGAGCGCCTGGCGACCGCCATGGATGCCGTCCATCGCGGCGGAGCGCTGATCCGTCTTCTGGCTATTTCGCTGGCTATCCGATTGGTCAAATATATATCACTGTACGTGCTGGCTGAAAGCCTGATGGCTGGGGCAGGGTACGCTGGGCTGCACCTGGATATTTGGGATTTGATCATCGGCATCTCGGTCACCGAGCTGATCGCCAGCCTGCCGCTTCCGGCCATCGGCCAATTCGGGGTATGGGAAGGGGGGATGGTAGGGGTTCTGGTGGTGATGGGCTTTGCCCGCGAACCGGCCACACTCGTGGCTTTCGGCATTCACGGCATCACCACCGCCTATGAATACCTTCTCTGCTTCCTGGCGCTGGGCGCCATCTTCATTTTTTTACGCCAGCGAAACAAGACGCACTGA
- a CDS encoding SGNH/GDSL hydrolase family protein — protein sequence MKPVLRPLALFLLHCLAACCRRDPGVPALTGLPVILCAGDSITAASYPKRLKNLLARDGFSVQVINAGAKGDSTAEYIRFLERSQIVERTDPDWVLLQLGTNDLRIDSHATTTAQFRINLEAILERIGRHRNHDGSFPRIILATILPIPVEVRWHFDAGSRARVEAEINPAIRDIASRRGLVLADLHSLFVDRPELLPEIHPSEKGYRVLAEAWQRILAPLLSSSAKVENKTR from the coding sequence ATGAAGCCAGTTCTTCGCCCCTTGGCCCTGTTCCTGCTGCACTGCCTGGCGGCATGTTGCCGGCGGGATCCGGGCGTGCCCGCCCTGACCGGTTTGCCGGTGATCCTCTGCGCCGGTGACAGCATCACGGCGGCGAGCTACCCGAAGCGTCTGAAGAATCTCCTTGCCCGGGACGGTTTTTCCGTCCAAGTAATCAATGCCGGCGCCAAGGGTGACAGCACGGCCGAGTATATCCGCTTTCTCGAACGATCGCAGATCGTCGAGCGGACCGATCCCGACTGGGTCCTGCTGCAGCTGGGCACGAACGATCTGCGCATCGACAGCCACGCCACGACGACCGCGCAATTCCGCATCAACCTCGAAGCGATACTGGAGCGGATCGGGCGGCACCGCAACCATGACGGTTCGTTTCCGCGCATCATCCTGGCCACGATCCTGCCGATCCCAGTGGAGGTCCGCTGGCACTTCGATGCCGGTTCGCGGGCCCGGGTCGAGGCCGAGATCAACCCGGCCATCCGCGACATCGCAAGCCGGCGCGGGCTCGTCCTGGCCGACCTGCATTCCCTTTTCGTCGACCGGCCGGAGCTGCTCCCTGAAATTCATCCCAGCGAGAAGGGCTACCGGGTACTGGCCGAGGCCTGGCAGCGGATCCTGGCCCCCCTGCTTTCGTCGTCTGCGAAAGTGGAGAATAAGACGCGGTGA